Proteins from a single region of Anastrepha ludens isolate Willacy chromosome 5, idAnaLude1.1, whole genome shotgun sequence:
- the LOC128864910 gene encoding uncharacterized protein LOC128864910 isoform X1, with protein sequence MQLKQQIDSCVRITVQIPKDAATRLRQMASEGNPALRALGIMSVQLDGDSVISIKLPGQEINLKTADNTAEASSTRANDELGDLTQLLEAGRSTIGCLSHASTSGTLLQSQIQYRIPAPNIGLATNNVVSPPQLHQHQFVQERRNMLLGGPSTSSAAQALLQKQQMQQQSLHHQNSQRQLVPGQPLFKPPNTVCPMDGKVPVPPMSSNLNGGSNGRDYPFVSMRQARVLQGRENALNSSLVNTNQTFTSNNSQTLQTPQNGQLELASGLGPSANVPVKAIKHSPTVELLSTSSGLPGNKSQFLQPPPPPYPGVGSATSNIVNKPASQINKPVQNYLHKGVGGSSVVALQATTSTTTNNNIAISSPLLVNLLQNDGNTVTNQVKLSPQTSLLQQPSSLPSGSSGPQQSQNQHQHQQLLSSTMRTQTVMTDVIIEHKKSQQQQTQLLHSVSDNSLVGTSSPVGLSLSPSGTGSMRNMQQQQTQQIITSPGSNLYAQQHIQSNFQPQHIPSQQGSFLRQQRQQQLQAAVVPIGGLSSQRFMQQQQQQQQQSFQQSQILQTQQQHQVTQQAGISGIMLTNLHQQQQTHVRQVRPGGVMPGQVVVQQHQQQTHQFLSSGGMSPAASHSPASSHHSMHSPLIGPHQQQLLSPSTTPVQSPHSHPPHAQKQIGQQQQQQNQMQLQQHHQTTMIIPPTASPSSRSVNILHNTQVTLAPALSGAGSGTSGSGVLTNTQTTPPDYNQAAITTSTMRWPALNKPMDSVTKSSFQEFARYQMQYNLQQQQINNNHQSQPQIKDHQKQKINDHVIRSEADAIVGIVGVSSLDNAASANGLSDPLITLSDFEALTTNDLDALLPTLNCDLDSALSLDDKNELESLLQDAKDLDLDLIEENLSAVGVDIDETAAAASSLLDAEATQIPPNDTLGLNPMQFGQQNAQMPQSIQQQTSFMGISSIIPTQQNQLQLQRNNIEQSGEVIQNRYKPEENLFMQNNQSNQKLQLPQNLLSHSIQPPEHPNQHLQQQKALHRQQETRVADANQIRSKTAPSAVCSTSQKQFLINPLTGELEPMQSDDSETEAEQETQQLTLITTKPHTVSSLIDSFSSNHPSENLPNSIFLEDDSNSCGTAVSKLSVNDQNNGIIPGAGSDTERSRDSLISNKSNRSVKHGKRDGSQMPNKSIALPNNMGECGTHKSPSPNIIAATAPSTSTTSTVLTSVGVSQRKSKSNLLRENQQNNVRERKQDGSSGATKPKRTKGNARSKAVVASLCTKSVSAPAVSESTSTLASTAAEVNNTNEKIKLRLKLEKKEPVSPAYKVDVSFIASPKPGTSEASASNTLNTTSQGNINTSTQYNMNINQNPIPPMTSLQQNHIEQAHVMHQSIAFSNFTAPLTSVSVAPTCSTDEPRVPPLHISLRGGKNSIVIKSSRKDRKKLQSLPNTPTEAHNRGGEDDPNQTSNKLLKLQALQLPDASTEKIMPFYSSFSTASTSSVFSSSSSGNHNNSMTVMTSTRIQNLPISSGELTSTTPSMAVISAAPSFLGSKNGLTISAIKPLDSKSGSNSNDNKNLIVGSTNVGTLPFPPQLIAQSQYQKHLSSAPLTQQQLHSSKVQSSLSSNITLNSIPNSSIVACSSDNSVNVANRVINSLNLKTAATITPVGVGGGKPLTKNHKPPSYLTAVQQLQLQKHQQKQAQQFGVLGENQSAQQTMVAVATMLPSATTLKRVTVPKSSAEHTDLTVKIENITSKVETNESTDVKTAVILPTSLTNTVVGFEKQSHENETPSTISTVVTNGCTSASNVVVSSNQGIIVSTTSPALSNVTLRNSPASNGSGTPGHGNGNGTGEDSGIESMDALSEKSPHQQSSSPTQQQISVGSLGGSIEKSTLVVVKKSSAGEAKEEKIDVIDIKSKIKSSILKDGVDDRTELNLKSTEKQTLLDYADDEIEKALAKMEGFNEGLLEVATNVSTPIKNIEQVASTCFVKTENITTPTSPKTETITNGEQSDHLLEIITQSNTGTKIEVGLKDRKKIQTIVLEDKVIPKLRDTNLAIDNKFDSDSNIGKHIDSKTLSNPIIKLATSKIPDAKSKEKFSMDDDKDLEVQKQRHEASFQSQLQESVFPPISIEIPTQSESESSRIRTRASSRLGSPLDANKTSPTMLSTFVGSTPQLNVGGAGNGSQQGNLPAAGVGSKRKRQESDTSANSSNNGCTEEKRFRTGSTCSAAINFVADENDAKITDLPSVNEGQDDPKCFAGRKSEESSDSDEPLIEVAEKVRNSKVASAIIGSNDCGVQSTLVAATKCEFSNTTWLEKTTRNSRAIVHQTKTSNISSTTGSVSTISSSTSVMKPAAAAPSVFTNITGVIKTSSGTTNSSVSLESNSNERNASTITSVTPAHSTRGNTNSTPAFSSSSGINNNNNNINDEKIGTRRSVRTSAGMHKNLYGRSVSSAATTMGAVSQITDPTKSPILTKSVGVHGSELMGVVEARRKTRSAVIGEAQLTEGRRRRSSRDYK encoded by the exons cAGATTGATTCGTGTGTACGGATAACAGTGCAAATTCCGAAGGATGCGGCGACACGCTTACGCCAGATGGCATCGGAGGGTAATCCCGCCCTACGTGCCCTCGGCATTATGTCTGTGCAGTTGGATGGCGACTCTGTGATATCCATAAAATTACCCGGGCAAGAGATCAATCTGAAAACCGCAG ataaTACAGCGGAGGCTTCGTCGACGAGGGCAAACGACGAGCTGGGTGATTTAACACAGCTGTTGGAAGCGGGAAGGAGTACGATAGGATGTCTTAGCCATGCGTCTACAAGTGGGACATTATTACAATCACAAATACAATATCGTATCCCCGCCCCAAATATTGGGCTGGCCACCAACAATGTTGTATCACCGCCACAGCTGCATCAACACCAGTTTGTGCAGGAGAGGCGAAATATGCTGCTCGGCGGTCCAAGTACAAGCAGTGCTGCTCAAGCCCTTCTAcaaaagcagcaaatgcaacagcAAAGTCTCCATCATCAAAACTCGCAACGCCAGCTCGTACCAGGTCAACCGCTTTTTAAGCCCCCAAACACTGTGTGCCCCATGGATGGAAAAGTTCCAGTCCCACCAATGTCTTCAAACTTGAATGGTGGATCGAATGGTAGGGATTACCCATTCGTGAGTATGAGGCAAGCTCGTGTGCTACAGGGTCGCGAAAATGCGTTGAATAGTAGTTTAGTAAATACCAACCAAACATTTACTTCAAATAACTCACAGACTTTACAAACGCCGCAGAATGGACAACTGGAACTTGCAAGTGGTTTAGGTCCGTCTGCTAATGTTCCGGTAAAAGCTATAAAACATTCTCCAACTGTGGAGCTTTTATCGACAAGCTCAGGTTTACCCGGAAATAAATCACAATTCTTGCAACCTCCTCCACCCCCGTATCCTGGTGTAGGAAGTGCAACATCAAACATCGTAAACAAACCCGCCTCTCAAATTAATAAACCAGTGCAAAATTACTTACACAAAGGAGTTGGTGGATCGTCAGTTGTTGCGCTTCAGGCAACTACTTCGACAACCACCAACAATAATATAGCGATTTCATCACCACTACttgtaaatttattacaaaacgaTGGaaacactgttacaaatcaagtgAAATTATCGCCGCAAACATCTTTGTTGCAACAACCATCGTCTTTACCGTCGGGAAGTTCTGGGCCACAACAATCTCAAAAtcaacatcaacatcaacaaTTATTGAGTTCAACTATGCGAACGCAGACAGTGATGACCGACGTAATAATAGAGCACAAAaaaagccaacaacaacagACACAACTTTTACATTCAGTTTCTGATAATTCATTGGTGGGCACATCTTCACCAGTCGGTTTGTCTTTATCTCCTAGTGGTACGGGGAGTATGCGTAatatgcagcaacaacaaacacaacagaTAATAACAAGTCCCGGAAGCAATTTATATGCCCAGCAACACattcaatcaaactttcaacCACAACATATACCATCTCAGCAAGGAAGTTTTCTTCGACAACAACGCCAGCAACAGTTGCAGGCAGCTGTTGTTCCGATCGGGGGCTTATCATCTCAGCGTTtcatgcaacaacagcaacagcaacaacaacaatctttCCAACAGTCTCAAATATTGCAaacgcagcagcagcatcaaGTGACCCAGCAGGCTGGTATTAGTGGAATTATGTTGACTAATTTGCATCAACAGCAGCAAACACATGTTCGACAAGTTCGTCCTGGCGGTGTAATGCCTGGACAGGTAGTAgttcaacaacatcaacaacaaacaCATCAGTTTCTTTCGTCTGGTGGCATGTCGCCGGCTGCCTCGCATTCACCTGCCTCCAGCCACCATTCTATGCATAGTCCGTTAATAGGGCCACACCAGCAGCAACTACTATCGCCTTCGACAACACCAGTACAATCCCCACATTCTCATCCGCCACATGCACAAAAGCAAATTggtcaacaacagcaacagcaaaatcAGATGCAATTACAACAACATCATCAGACAACAATGATTATACCACCAACGGCATCGCCTTCATCCCGCAGTGTTAATATTCTTCACAACACGCAAGTAACTTTGGCGCCAGCTCTATCTGGAGCAGGATCCGGTACTAGTGGTAGTGGCGTACTAACAAATACACAAACTACACCACCTGATTATAACCAGGCGGCTATAACAACATCCACAATGCGTTGGCCTGCGTTGAACAAACCAATGGATTCAGTCACTAAAAGCAGTTTCCAGGAGTTTGCTCGATACCAAATGCAGTACAATttgcagcagcaacaaatcaataataatcATCAATCACAACCACAAATAAAAGATCACCAGAAGCAGAAAATAAACGACCACGTAATAAGATCTGAGGCGGATGCAATTGTTGGGATTGTGGGAGTGTCTTCGCTAGATAATGCTGCCTCGGCGAATGGATTATCAGATCCCTTAATAACTTTGTCAGATTTTGAAGCTTTAACAACAAATGACCTTGACGCTTTGTTACCAACATTGAATTGTGATTTAGACTCTGCTCTTAGTTTGGATGACAAAAACGAATTGGAGTCACTTTTACAAGATGCAAAAGATCTAGACTTGGATCTAATTGAAGAAAATCTATCTGCCGTGGGGGTAGATATTGATGAGACAGCAGCTGCCGCATCGTCTCTCTTAGATGCAGAAGCAACACAAATACCGCCAAATGACACACTGGGTCTTAATCCAATGCAGTTTGGACAGCAAAATGCACAAATGCCACAAAGCATACAGCAACAAACATCGTTCATGGGCATTAGTAGCATAATACCAACTCAACAAAATCAATTGCAACTACAGCGAAATAATATTGAACAGTCGGGTGAGGTGATCCAAAATCGGTACAAACCGGAAGAGAATTTGTTTATGCAAAATAACCAATCTAATCAGAAGTTGCAATTGCCACAAAATCTATTATCTCATTCAATACAACCGCCAGAGCACCCTAACCAgcatttgcaacaacaaaaagcgcTGCATCGACAACAAGAAACTCGTGTTGCAGACGCAAATCAGATCCGTTCAAAGACTGCTCCTTCAGCGGTTTGTTCAACTAGccagaaacaatttttaataaatcctcTAACCGGCGAATTGGAACCAATGCAGAGTGATGATAGCGAAACTGAGGCAGAACAGGAGACTCAGCAGTTGACTTTAATAACGACAAAACCACATACAGTGTCGTCATTAATTGACAGTTTTAGTAGTAATCACCCAAGCGAAAATCTACCCAACTCTATTTTCTTAGaggatgactcaaattcttgtGGTACCGCAGTGTCAAAACTTTCAGTAAATGATCAAAATAACGGAATCATACCCGGGGCGGGAAGCGATACAGAGCGCTCAcgtgattctttaatttcaaacaaatcaaatcgAAGTGTCAAGCATGGAAAACGGGATGGTAGCCAAATGCCCAACAAATCCATTGCTTTGCCTAATAATATGGGTGAATGCGGTACACATAAATCACCCAGTCCAAATATAATAGCAGCAACGGCACCATCTACTTCGACGACGAGCACAGTTTTGACTAGTGTGGGGGTTTcgcaaagaaaatcaaaatctaATTTATTACGTGAAAACCAGCAAAACAATGTGAGAGAGAGAAAACAAGATGGAAGCTCTGGAGCTACTAAGCCTAAAAGAACAAAAGGAAATGCCAGGTCAAAAGCTGTTGTTGCTTCGTTATGTACGAAATCAGTTTCTGCTCCAGCAGTATCAGAATCCACATCGACATTAGCAAGTACTGCTGCCGAGGTAAATAATactaacgaaaaaataaaattacggtTAAAGTTGGAAAAGAAGGAACCAGTGTCTCCCGCTTATAAAGTAGATGTTTCTTTTATTGCTTCACCAAAACCTGGAACATCCGAGGCATCAGCGAGCAACACTTTAAATACAACGTCACAAGGCAATATTAATACTAGTACTCAatataatatgaatataaaCCAAAATCCAATTCCGCCAATGACTTCTTTACAACAGAATCATATAGAGCAAGCTCATGTTATGCATCAATCAATTGCTTTCAGCAATTTTACGGCACCGCTTACATCCGTTAGTGTTGCACCAACTTGTTCAACCGATGAACCAAGGGTGCCTCCGTTACACATCAGTCTAAGGGGAGGCAAAAACTCAATCGTTATTAAAAGCAGCCGCAAAGATCGCAAAAAGCTTCAGAGTTTGCCAAACACTCCGACAGAAGCACATAATAGAGGTGGTGAAGATGATCCGAATCAGACGTCAAATAAACTGCTAAAACTACAAGCGTTGCAATTGCCCGATGCTAGTACAGAAAAAATAATGCCATTTTACAGCAGCTTTTCCACAGCATCAACGTCATCAGTTTTTAGCAGCAGCAGTAGTGGAAACCATAATAACTCCATGACAGTAATGACGTCAACGCGTATTCAAAATTTGCCGATTTCCAGCGGAGAACTAACATCGACAACTCCGTCGATGGCGGTAATATCAGCAGCGCCTTCCTTCTTGGGTAGCAAGAATGGACTGACAATAAGTGCAATTAAACCCCTTGATTCGAAGAGTGGCAGTAATTCAAAtgacaataaaaatttaatagttggCTCGACTAATGTGGGGACGCTACCATTTCCACCACAACTAATTGCGCAGTCTCAATATCAAAAACATTTGAGTTCAGCACCATTGACCCAACAGCAGCTACATTCTTCTAAAGTTCAATCAAGTTTATCTAGTAATATAACTCTTAATTCAATACCAAACAGTAGTATAGTAGCCTGTTCTAGTGATAATTCTGTAAATGTAGCTAATCGCGTTATTAATAGCTTGAATTTAAAAACAGCGGCGACGATTACACCTGTTGGCGTCGGGGGCGGTAAGCCGCTGACAAAAAACCACAAACCTCCATCTTACTTAACAGCAGTTCAACAGCTTCAACTTCAGAAGCATCAGCAGAAACAGGCGCAACAATTTGGGGTTCTTGGGGAAAATCAGTCAGCTCAGCAAACTATGGTTGCGGTGGCGACTATGCTGCCAAGTGCAACAACACTGAAGCGAGTAACAGTACCAAAATCGTCTGCAGAACATACTGATTTAACcgtgaaaattgaaaatattacttcaaAGGTAGAGACCAATGAATCTACAGATGTAAAAACTGCAGTAATTTTACCAACGTCGTTGACGAACACAGTTGTGGGGTTTGAAAAACAATCTCATGAAAACGAGACACCTTCAACTATTTCAACTGTTGTAACCAATGGATGTACGAGCGCTAGTAACGTTGTGGTTTCTAGCAATCAAGGGATAATTGTTAGTACAACCTCTCCTGCTTTATCCAATGTTACGTTGCGAAATTCGCCTGCAAGTAATGGAAGTGGTACACCTGGTCATGGCAATGGCAATGGTACTGGTGAAGACAGTGGTATCGAGTCAATGGATGCGTTATCTGAGAAGAGCCCCCATCAGCAGTCAAGCAGTCCGACTCAACAGCAAATAAGTGTCGGTAGTCTTGGTGGTAGCATTGAAAAGTCTACATTGGTTGTTGTAAAGAAATCTTCAGCAGGTGAGGCAAAGGAGGAAAAAATAGACGTAATTgatattaaaagcaaaataaaatcttcaatATTAAAAGATGGTGTCGATGACAGGACGGAACTAAATCTTAAATCGACAGAAAAACAAACATTGCTTGATTATGCAGATGATGAAATTGAAAAGGCTTTAGCCAAGATGGAGGGATTTAATGAAGGCTTGTTGGAGGTGGCTACAAACGTATCAACTCCGATTAAAAACATTGAGCAAGTCGCATCCACTTGCTTTGTGAAGACCGAAAATATAACGACACCTACGTCTCCGAAAACAGAAACAATTACCAATGGAGAACAATCAGATCACCTCCTCGAAATTATAACACAGAGCAATACTGGCACAAAAATAGAAGTAGGCCTAAAGgaccgaaaaaaaattcaaacgatTGTTCTTGAGGATAAAGTTATTCCCAAACTCAGAGATACTAATCTTGCAATAGATAATAAATTTGATAGCGATAGTAATATTGGGAAACATATTGATTCCAAAACTTTAAGCAACCCAATTATTAAGTTAGCTACATCAAAAATTCCGGatgcaaaaagtaaagaaaaattttcaatggATGATGATAAAGACcttgaagttcaaaaacaacGCCATGAAGCGTCTTTCCAATCACAGCTTCAGGAATCCGTTTTCCCTCCTATTTCCATTGAAATTCCGACTCAAAGTGAATCTGAATCTAGTCGCATTCGCACACGTGCTAGTAGTCGTTTAGGAAGCCCtttagatgcaaataaaacAAGTCCAACAATGTTGTCGACATTTGTGGGTAGCACTCCACAACTAAATGTAGGAGGGGCTGGTAATGGGAGTCAGCAAGGGAACTTGCCTGCGGCAGGAGTCGGGAGTAAGCGCAAACGTCAGGAATCTGATACAAGCGCCAACAGCTCTAACAATGGATGTACGGAAGAAAAACGATTTCGAACAGGTAGCACATGTAGTGCTGCTATTAACTTTGTAGCAGATGAGAATGACGCAAAAATTACTGATTTGCCTTCAGTAAATGAAGGACAAGATGATCCAAAGTGCTTCGCTGGAAGAAAAAGTGAGGAATCTTCTGACTCTGACGAACCATTAATTGAGGTGGCTGAAAAAGTACGCAACTCAAAAGTCGCAAGTGCTATTATAGGCAGTAACGATTGTGGTGTTCAGTCAACCCTAGTGGCAGCAACAAAATGTGAGTTTAGCAATACAACTTGGTTGGAAAAGACCACTCGTAACAGTCGAGCAATAGTACATCAAACCA aaACATCAAATATTAGCAGTACGACTGGAAGTGTATCGACTATATCTTCATCAACAAGTGTAATGAAACCAGCCGCAGCTGCGCCGTCGGTGTTCACAAATATAACTGGAGTCATAAAAACGAGTAGtg GCACAACTAATAGCTCAGTTTCGTTGGAATCAAATTCAAATGAACGCAATGCTTCCACGATCACTTCAGTTACACCGGCACATTCCACACGTGGGAATACAAATTCTACTCCTGCATTTTCGAGTAGTTCTGgaataaataacaataacaataatataaaCGATGAAAAGATAGGAACACGAAGAAGTGTGCGCACAAGTGCTGGCatgcataaaaatttgtacGGGCGTTCTGTCAGTTCTGCAGCAACGACGATGGGGGCTGTTTCACAAATCACAGATCCAACAAAGTCTCCCATTTTGACAAAATCAGTCGGTGTACATGGAAGTGAACTCATGGGAGTAGTGGAAGCTCGGCGGAAAACAAGGAGCGCAG TTATTGGTGAGGCCCAATTAACTGAAGGACGCAGAAGAAGAAGTTCTCGCGACTACAAGTGA